One genomic window of Eptesicus fuscus isolate TK198812 chromosome 6, DD_ASM_mEF_20220401, whole genome shotgun sequence includes the following:
- the SMIM43 gene encoding small integral membrane protein 43, protein MEWELNFLLYLALFFFLLFLLFLLLFLLIKQLMNSAASTAGALQPGRLSLREPWGIPREQEM, encoded by the coding sequence ATGGAGTGGGAGCTCAACTTCCTGCTCTACCTGGCGCTCTTCTtcttcctgctcttcctgctcttcctcctgctcttcctgctcaTCAAGCAGCTGATGAACTCGGCGGCCAGCACGGCCGGGGCGCTGCAGCCCGGGCGCCTCTCGCTGCGGGAGCCTTGGGGCATCCCCCGCGAGCAGGAAATGTGA